A segment of the Pirellulales bacterium genome:
AACGATCGGCATACACCTACGCCATGCACCATGACGCGGTGGTGGGATTCATCGAGGCGCTTGATCTGAGGCGCATCACGCTCGTATGCCAGGATTGGGGAGGATTGCTTGGTCTGCCCATCGCCACCGAAATGCCAGATCGATTTGCGCGGCTTGTGATCATGAACACGGGCCTGCCAACCGGTGATCCGCCGCAGACCGAAGCGGCGAAAAAAAGCGCCGCCGCGTTCGCCGCTTGGCGTGGATTCGCCGAGCGCACGCTAGACCTGCCCATTGGCTTCGTGATCAAGGGGGCGACCAAATCGAACCCCTCTGCCGAGATTCTCGCGGCGTATGAGGCACCCTATCCCGATGCAACGTATAAAGCGGGCGCGGCACAATTCCCGTTGTTGGTACCGGTCGCACCGGGGGACGAGGCCGTACCTGCCATGAAGCGCACGCGCGAGGCGCTTCGTCAGTGGACCAAGCCGGCGCTCGTCATGTTTTCGGACAGCGATCCGATCACGGCTGGCGGCGACGAGTTTTTTCGCCGTACAATTCCCTCGGCCAAAGACGAGCCGGCAGTCACAATCCGCGATGCCGCGCATTTTCTTCAGGAAGATAAAGGCGAAGAGATCGCTGACCACATTCGGCAATTCCTTGCCCGCCGCCCCGTAACAGGCTAGATCTCGTCTCGGGTACACAGCCACGTGACCGTCGGCACGATACGGCGTGCAGCAAGACGGAATTCATCGCTTGCGAGATTCCCACTGGCCGGCAAAGTCTATCTCGTCGCCTTGTCTTGCCCATGCCGGTAAGTGCGCGCCCTGCAATGCTAGCAGTCCCGCGATTTAGTCTGCGGCATTTGGAAAAACTTTGCGGGCACCCGCTCACCGCATGGTCTGGTTTATGGGCTTTGCGCTCATGGAACGGGTTTCGGGCGACGATTCTAAGCAACACCCGCCAACCTCGGTTTGAGGATGGTGGCCGTTAAACTCGTTCGCAATTTACTCAAGTTGTGACCAGCATGACACGATTGCGCCAAAACTGCCTGCCATTGCTGTTGGTGGCGGCCGCCGGGTCGGCGACCCTGGTAGTGGGAATTGCCATGCGCCGTGTCGATGGAACACGGGCGCCGGCGTTCGGCTTGCAAACTGCTCCCGCGTCGAGCGTCGTAACGGACAACGGGCCGCAGTCGCCGCACGTAGGCTCCGCCAAGGCATCGGTATGGCAGCCAGTGGCATGGAACGAAGAGGCGACAGGCAATTCGGTGCGCGTCGCTTCCGTCGAATCAGCCACGCTACCGTCGGCTCAGAATCGGCCCGTCGTGAAAATTGCGCAACGTGCCGTGCGGTCCGTTCCCGCGACAGCGCCGATTGTCATTTCGGGCAGTGCCCAGGACGGCAACTACGGTGCCGAGGCGCTCGCTGCGTCTCCGGCAGCACCCACGGTCCGAGTCGTTACTCAACCAGTGGTTGCGCAACCGGCCGTTGCTGATCCCACGATTGCGCCACCAGCCACCACGGACGCCGTAAACGTTGAGCCTTCTCCTGCACCCGCAACGCCAGTCGTTCGCGCTGTACAACGACAGAAGCTTTCGGACCTTTCCGTTCTCGGATCTGATACCGACGAGGATGCCGCAGGGGATTCGACAGGGGATTCCACCGAACAGGCAGACGAAGGGCAGCCAGCGGTCGACGTAGGCGGGGCGGCTTCTCGGCGCGAAGACGTTGCCGATCTGTCCACGCCCGAGCCGTACGTGAGCATGAACGAGACGGTCGCCGCGCAGCGCGCCCCGGTAAAAAATGACGCGGCTCCGGCGAAATCAAACGAGTTATTCGCGCCTCCCGCATTGCCTCGCGGCTTTGGCATTGGCCTCCCGCGCATCTCGCGCAGCACGGCAAAGAATCCGACGTCGGGCCAGGCGCCTCGCGGTGTCCGTGGCACGCCTAACAACAATCGCCCGCCGGTTGTCAGTGCCGCGCCTGAGTCCACGCGTGACGGTGCGAGTGAGGTGGTGGACACGGATGCCGCGAATATCGATTCAGCAGATCGTTACTCGGCGAATAATGATTCGTCCGTTGTCCCTGACGACACCAGTGTACGGATGGTGCTTCCAAATTCAGGGGGAACACCGATCTCGGCGAACAGCAACTCCGCCCCGAGTGAGCCGACGACGGACCCGATCGTGACTCCTAACTTGCAACAACCGCGATCCGAACAGTTTGTCGCGGAAAGTGCCGCGCCAACGATGGCGTCTGCCGTGACACCGGCGCCGACGATTACGTCGCCCACGGTCAGACCGGCAACACCGATGCCGCAGCGGCCCGTGGCATCGGCACCTGTTTCCGAGCGGGGAATGCGCATGCGACAGGTGCCGCCGCAACCGGTTGCACCGTGGGCCATGCCGCCGACACCTCGTGCCGCAGTCGCGTCACGGGATGCGCAACCGGTGCCTGCACCGGCTGCGAAGCAAGCCCCGCAGGTGGCGGCCAAACCCGCGTCACCACCGCCTCCCGTTCCTGCGGTCGCCGCGCAGCCTGTGCCCGTCGTCGACCCAAAGCCGGTTCCGCCGAGCGTTACCCAGAAGAACGTGATGGTATTGGCACCTCCCGCGGTCGACCCATCGCGCCGCACGATGATGCCGGCTGCCACGCCGCCTGCTCCTGTCCGACAGCAGGTTCAAGCACAGCGGCCGCCAGCGATGCAGCAGCCGGGTTTCGCCCCGGCACCCGTTCCGATGCCGCTGGCAAATGTCCCGCCGGCACGGCCGCCCTATTTGATGGTGGTGGCTCAGCGTGCCCAGGAACACATCGACTACGGGTTCAACCTGGCGGAACGAGGAGCCATTTTCTCGTCCGAGACCGAGTTCAACGAGGCCTTGCTCCTCGTCGCACAAGCCATGGATGCAGCCGAACACACTCACATCCACAGCGACGCCATGCGGACGGCCATGCGGGCCTTTCGTGAGGCCGACGACTTCGTGCCGCGAGATGCGATCGAGCCGAATATTTCACAAATTGTCACTACCCATCAGACTCCGGTGTTGAAGCGGACAGATACGAACCAGATGCCGCTATTGGTGGCGATGCAGGAATATTACACGTACGGACAATATCAGCTGGGGGTCGCCGGAGGGCATGAGCCGACCGCCGCCGCCGCGTTGTACGGGCTGGCTCGGCTGCAATCCGTTCTGGGCACGGGCAACGACATGAAAAAGATGATGTGCGGACCGAAAGCCATTGCCCTGCACCAGGCGGCCCTGGCCATCGATGGGACGAATTACGCCGCTGCTAACGAGCTGGGAGTTTTGTTGGCCCGCTATGGCCAATGGCCCGAAGCACAAGCCGCGTTTTTGCAGAGCGTCTGCGTTTCGCCGCAGCTAGAGAGCTGGCGGAATCTGGCCGTGTCGTATGAATCGCTGGGAGACATGAACGCCGCGAAAAATGCTTGGGGACGATACGAGTTGGCTCGCCAGGCTAAGCAAACCAACACGGTGGGCGGCGGCGACCGGCCGATGGTGAACTTCGTCGATACCGAGACTTTTGTCCGCGCCTCGGGCGGGCCCGAAGCCGGCGACATGTCGGTACCACAACCACGGGCGGCAGAGCAGTCTGTGGCCGGGGCACCGCGCCAGGGTGCGCCGCCGCAAATGCAGCCGCCACAACAGCAGACCCAGCAGCCCGCCGGGCAGCAACCCGTGACCCAGGCCCGGGCCGACGAATATCCGTTGAACTGGCTTAAGACCAAGGTCACCGCCGCATTTTCCAGTAACAGCAACAGCAACAGCAATACGGCGCAACAAACCGGCGGCCAGCAGCTGCAGCGGCGCTAATGTGACGTCTCAGGGACAGCAAGCGTGCAAGGGAACAGAAACGTGACAGGGATTCGGAAAATCGCAGTTTGCCGCGCCGTAATCCAGGCCGGCCGGCTCGTCATGCTGATCCTGGCAAGCGCCAACTGCGCGATTGCCCAACAGCCCGCCTCGGTCCCCGCGCCCAAGCCCGCCGTAAAGGTGGCAGGCCGGATCATGTTTGCCGACGAGACGCCGACGGCGCAGCCGTTCAACAACGCGAATCCCGCGCCCACGGGCGAGCCCGTTGCACCACCAAAGATCGCGCCGTTACCTGAAGACGACGACATGAAAGTCCTCAACAACGGCCCCTACGGCTACGATGCCGCTGCCGGTCAATACGGCGCGGGCGCGGCGCCGGTTGCGGCGTGGCCAAGTGAAAATGATTGTCCCCCGGTGCCCAACTATCGCTGCGGCGTGAAGTGCCAACCGGGTGGCGAGTGCTACGAATTGAATTGGAAGGCCATGCGGCCGATTCCCTGGCAAATTTTTGCCCAAGGTGAATACATTGGCCCCCATCGTCTGCGGCACGTGCCGGAATACCGACTTCGCGTCGATGATCACATCCTATTGCTATTCCGCCTGACGACGGTGCCGACAGAGCAGGCTTATGAATTGACCGTGGGGGACGTGCTGCAGGTCGAATCGCTCACCAATGCCGATTTGGACCGCAGCGTCATCATTCAGCCGGACGGCACCATTACGCTGCGGTTGCTGGGGCAGGTGCGCGTGGCTGGTCGGACGATCGACGATGTGCGGAAGGACTTAGAGGATCAATACCAGCGATTCGTCCGCGAGCCATCGATTACGGTAACGCCGACCAAGCTCAACTCGAAGCTGGAAGAATTGCGTGCCACGATCGACGCCCGCCAAGGCTTTGGCGGTCAACAACGCGAAGTGCGGGTCACGCCTGAAGGGACGATTCAACTGCCCGGCATCGGCTCTGTGCCAGCCCAGGGATTGACGCTCTCGGAACTGAAGCGCGAGATCGACACTCGCTACAAGGTGTTAGTCAACGGGTTTGACGTGACGCCGCTGTTGAATAGCCGTGCGCCGCGCTATATCTACGTAGTGGGCGAGGTAACTCAACCGGGCCGGTACGAGCTGGTTGCTCCGACGACCGCGATGCAGTCGATCGCACTGGCCGGCGGCTGGAAGCTGGGCGGTAACCTGGCCCACGTGGTCGTTTTTCGCCGCGACGATTGCTGGCAACTGATGGCCACGGTGCTCGAGATACACTTGCCTTTGTTCGGCAAGAAGCCCTGCCCCGCAGACGAAATCTGGTTACGCGACTCCGACATCATCGTCGTGCCGAAACGGCCCATCAAGGTCGTCGACGACGCCATCGAACTGGTCTTCACCCGCGGCCTCTACGGCGTGATTCCGTTCCAGTACACCGTCTTCCAGGGTCTGACAAACGTCGGTGGCGTGTCGGGGGCCCACTAACGCGCCTAGCAGGCGGTTTCATCAGCGAGGGACCGGCAGCTTCGACGTATTGCGGCCCTACGCCGGCTTGCATTCTTTGAACATCGCTTGACGCGGCTGGCCGATTTCCATTCGTGGCTCCGCATTCTTGCACCGGTGCCCGGCCGCAGGCTGGTTCATTCTCGCCGCGTTGCGCTGTAAGATAGCAACCGCTTTCCCGGCAGACGGTCCGGCCTGGCTGGCCGACACAGTGCCCGGGAGAGTGACCCTCGCGATCAACTTTGCCCTTCTTCGAACGGACAACTTGGAATGAACACAGATCAATTGTTATTCGTGCCAGATTTACAGCAGACTTCGACAGTAGGGCAGAGGGGGGCAACTCTGGCTTGCCTTCGCGCCTGCTTTGCCGGTTTGGCCGCGGTTGCGATCATGCTCGGCCTTTCGGCCGGCCAATCCGCGCAGGCAAAGGACAAGAAAATCGTCCTCGTCGCCGGCACACCCAGCCACGGACGCGGTGATCACGAGTTCAATGCCGGCGTACAACTGCTGAAGCAGTGCTTGGATCAGGTGCCGGGAATTCACTGCGACGCGTATCTGAACGGCTGGCCCAAAGAGCCCAAGGTGCTCGACGACGCCGATGCCGTCATGCTCTATATGGATGGCGGGTCCGGCCATCCTTTGATTCGTGAGGCGAACCTGGCGCAGATGCGGGCTTTGGTCGCGCGCGGCGTCGGCCTGGTGTGCGTGCATTACGCCGTCGAAGTGCCCAAAGACCGCGGCGGTCCGGAACTGATCGATTGGATCGGCGGCTACTACGAGACCGGCTATTCGATCAACCCGCACTGGGTGGCGCAAATCAAGAGCCTGCCGGAACATCCCATCACGCGCGGAGTGAAGCCCTTCTCGATTCGCGACGAATGGTACTTCAACATGCGGTTCCGTCCTGAGATGGAGGGGGTCATTCCCATCGTCAGTGCCACGCCGCCTGACGGCGTGCGCGGAACTCCGGCCGCCAAGGAGCATCCGGGGCGTGAGGAGGTCCTGGCATGGGCCGTCGAGCGTCCTGACGGCGG
Coding sequences within it:
- a CDS encoding ThuA domain-containing protein codes for the protein MNTDQLLFVPDLQQTSTVGQRGATLACLRACFAGLAAVAIMLGLSAGQSAQAKDKKIVLVAGTPSHGRGDHEFNAGVQLLKQCLDQVPGIHCDAYLNGWPKEPKVLDDADAVMLYMDGGSGHPLIREANLAQMRALVARGVGLVCVHYAVEVPKDRGGPELIDWIGGYYETGYSINPHWVAQIKSLPEHPITRGVKPFSIRDEWYFNMRFRPEMEGVIPIVSATPPDGVRGTPAAKEHPGREEVLAWAVERPDGGRGFGFTGGHFHINWGDDYFRKLILNALVWAAHGDVPADGVPSMVAREDLKKNLDPKGKK
- a CDS encoding haloalkane dehalogenase: MKTLRTPDERFENLPGFDFAPHYVEVNGLRMHYLDEGTGDPILCLHGEPSWCYLYRKMVPILALEHRVVAPDLVGFGRSDKPAERSAYTYAMHHDAVVGFIEALDLRRITLVCQDWGGLLGLPIATEMPDRFARLVIMNTGLPTGDPPQTEAAKKSAAAFAAWRGFAERTLDLPIGFVIKGATKSNPSAEILAAYEAPYPDATYKAGAAQFPLLVPVAPGDEAVPAMKRTREALRQWTKPALVMFSDSDPITAGGDEFFRRTIPSAKDEPAVTIRDAAHFLQEDKGEEIADHIRQFLARRPVTG
- a CDS encoding polysaccharide biosynthesis/export family protein, producing the protein MTGIRKIAVCRAVIQAGRLVMLILASANCAIAQQPASVPAPKPAVKVAGRIMFADETPTAQPFNNANPAPTGEPVAPPKIAPLPEDDDMKVLNNGPYGYDAAAGQYGAGAAPVAAWPSENDCPPVPNYRCGVKCQPGGECYELNWKAMRPIPWQIFAQGEYIGPHRLRHVPEYRLRVDDHILLLFRLTTVPTEQAYELTVGDVLQVESLTNADLDRSVIIQPDGTITLRLLGQVRVAGRTIDDVRKDLEDQYQRFVREPSITVTPTKLNSKLEELRATIDARQGFGGQQREVRVTPEGTIQLPGIGSVPAQGLTLSELKREIDTRYKVLVNGFDVTPLLNSRAPRYIYVVGEVTQPGRYELVAPTTAMQSIALAGGWKLGGNLAHVVVFRRDDCWQLMATVLEIHLPLFGKKPCPADEIWLRDSDIIVVPKRPIKVVDDAIELVFTRGLYGVIPFQYTVFQGLTNVGGVSGAH